A window of Metabacillus sp. B2-18 contains these coding sequences:
- a CDS encoding GntP family permease: protein MSDQMLILVALAGIFLLLFLVIRTKLHAFVALLLVSLIVGILAGMPLNEVVTSMQNGMGGTLGFVAVVVGLGAMFGQMLEVSGGAERLAQTLVKKFGEDKSQWALGVTGFLVAIPVFFDVGFIILVPIVYGLAKKTGKSLLYYGIPLLAGLAVTHSFIPPTPGPIAVADLIGADLGWVILFGTIAGIPAMIIAGPLFAKYISKKLHVVVPDYMNLEEIEYDKELPSFKLIASLIMIPLVLILLNTVSGVLLEEGNIVRSILTFLGHPFVALTIATILTFVFLGTKRGYSRQEVQDIATKALEPAGIIILVTGAGGVFKQILIDSGVGQVLGDMMAGSALPPILLAFLIAAAVRVAQGSATVSMVTAAGLMAPLIEILGLQGPVLGLLVIAIASGATVLSHVNDSGFWLVGRYFGLSVKDTLKSWTVMETLIGLVGVTVALILGVFIG, encoded by the coding sequence ATGTCAGATCAAATGTTAATTTTAGTGGCATTAGCCGGAATTTTTCTTTTGTTATTTTTAGTTATTCGTACCAAATTACACGCATTCGTTGCGTTATTATTAGTCAGTTTAATCGTTGGTATTTTAGCAGGAATGCCACTAAATGAAGTTGTGACCTCGATGCAAAACGGTATGGGTGGAACCCTTGGATTCGTTGCAGTCGTTGTTGGTTTAGGTGCAATGTTTGGTCAAATGCTTGAAGTTTCAGGTGGTGCAGAGCGTTTAGCACAAACGCTTGTTAAAAAATTTGGTGAAGATAAATCACAATGGGCGTTAGGTGTTACAGGTTTCCTTGTAGCGATCCCAGTATTTTTTGATGTTGGTTTTATCATCTTAGTACCAATCGTTTATGGTTTAGCAAAGAAAACAGGAAAATCTTTATTATACTATGGTATACCATTGTTAGCAGGATTAGCTGTAACACATAGCTTTATTCCTCCAACACCAGGTCCTATTGCTGTTGCTGATTTAATCGGTGCTGATCTTGGCTGGGTTATCTTATTCGGTACGATTGCAGGTATTCCTGCGATGATCATTGCTGGACCACTTTTCGCAAAATATATTTCGAAAAAATTACATGTTGTTGTTCCAGATTATATGAACTTAGAAGAAATTGAGTATGACAAAGAGTTACCTAGCTTTAAATTAATTGCTTCATTAATTATGATTCCACTAGTTTTGATTTTACTGAATACGGTTTCAGGAGTATTATTAGAAGAAGGAAATATTGTACGTTCGATTCTTACATTCCTGGGACATCCTTTCGTAGCATTAACAATTGCAACGATCCTAACTTTTGTCTTCTTAGGAACAAAACGTGGATATTCTCGTCAAGAAGTACAAGATATTGCGACAAAGGCATTAGAACCAGCGGGTATCATCATCTTAGTAACAGGTGCTGGTGGGGTATTTAAGCAAATCTTAATTGATTCAGGTGTAGGTCAAGTGCTTGGTGATATGATGGCAGGGTCTGCTTTACCACCAATTTTGTTAGCGTTTTTAATTGCAGCAGCTGTTCGTGTTGCACAAGGTTCTGCAACCGTTTCAATGGTTACAGCAGCAGGATTAATGGCTCCACTTATCGAAATCTTAGGATTACAAGGACCTGTACTTGGATTACTTGTTATCGCAATTGCATCGGGTGCAACTGTACTATCACATGTAAACGATTCAGGGTTCTGGTTAGTAGGACGTTATTTCGGATTAAGTGTAAAAGATACTTTAAAATCTTGGACTGTTATGGAAACGTTAATTGGTTTAGTTGGTGTAACAGTAGCGTTAATTTTAGGAGTATTTATTGGATAA
- the gnd gene encoding phosphogluconate dehydrogenase (NAD(+)-dependent, decarboxylating), with amino-acid sequence MQIGMIGLGKMGYQLSLNLVDKEYDVVAFDVNEESMKKISSMGVQTANSIQELVSKLSKPRTVWMMVPAGEATQSVFEQLLPYLEEGDRIIDGGNAHYKDSLRRNEECETNGIYFFDCGTSGGVDGARNGACTMIGGNEEVFKEIEPVFKDITVENGYLYSGKAGSGHFLKMVHNGIEYGMMQAIAEGFDLLDKSPFDYDYEKVARVWNNGSVIRSWLMELTENAFSKDEKLDGIKGIMHSSGEGKWTVETALDLQTAAPVITMALMMRYRSLEDDTFTGKVVAALRNEFGGHAVEKK; translated from the coding sequence ATGCAAATAGGAATGATAGGCTTAGGAAAGATGGGATATCAGTTATCTCTTAATTTAGTAGATAAAGAGTATGATGTTGTAGCCTTTGATGTTAATGAAGAATCCATGAAAAAAATTTCCTCAATGGGAGTACAAACAGCCAATTCAATTCAAGAGTTGGTTAGTAAACTATCAAAACCAAGAACTGTTTGGATGATGGTCCCAGCTGGAGAGGCAACACAATCTGTTTTTGAACAATTGCTTCCATATTTAGAAGAGGGAGATCGAATTATAGATGGTGGTAATGCCCACTACAAAGATTCATTAAGAAGAAATGAAGAGTGTGAAACGAACGGAATTTATTTCTTTGATTGTGGAACAAGTGGTGGCGTAGATGGTGCTCGTAATGGAGCTTGCACAATGATAGGTGGAAATGAAGAGGTTTTCAAAGAAATTGAACCGGTTTTCAAAGACATAACGGTTGAGAACGGTTACCTTTATTCTGGAAAAGCAGGTAGTGGTCATTTTCTAAAAATGGTTCATAACGGAATTGAATACGGGATGATGCAAGCGATTGCGGAAGGATTTGATCTTCTTGATAAAAGTCCATTTGACTATGATTACGAAAAAGTCGCAAGAGTTTGGAACAATGGATCTGTTATCCGTTCTTGGTTAATGGAGTTAACGGAAAATGCATTCTCTAAAGATGAAAAGCTTGATGGAATCAAAGGAATCATGCATTCATCTGGTGAAGGAAAGTGGACGGTTGAAACAGCACTTGATCTTCAAACTGCTGCACCTGTTATTACGATGGCATTGATGATGAGATATCGTTCGCTTGAAGATGATACGTTTACAGGTAAAGTTGTCGCAGCACTTCGTAACGAATTTGGCGGACATGCTGTAGAGAAAAAATAA
- a CDS encoding MurR/RpiR family transcriptional regulator, which produces MKKAQEPCLVTIRKLYPKFSVTERKIADYILKNPNKIIHSSINQLAEDLEVADSTVFRFCKRLGYKGYQAMKIALASEVVSPIQDIHEKVTEGDTVDTVASKVFRSNIKTIEDSLSVLNEEHLQAAVDCMINANSIEFFGSGGSSIIALDAYHKLVRTGLKVHSVIDTHFQLMAASQMTEKDCAVFISHSGSSKDILHILNVVKSTGAKMIAITNYAKSPLSAAVDIPLYTVSEETEYRSEALSSRIAQLTLIDVLYVNILLKRGNEGKEALKKMREAILVKRI; this is translated from the coding sequence ATGAAAAAAGCTCAGGAGCCTTGTTTAGTCACGATTCGCAAGCTCTATCCAAAGTTCAGTGTTACAGAAAGAAAGATTGCCGATTATATTTTAAAAAACCCAAATAAAATTATTCATTCTTCCATTAATCAATTAGCAGAAGATTTAGAGGTTGCCGATTCAACTGTATTCCGTTTTTGTAAACGACTTGGATATAAAGGGTATCAAGCAATGAAAATTGCCCTTGCATCCGAAGTTGTCTCGCCTATTCAGGATATTCATGAAAAAGTTACGGAGGGTGACACGGTTGATACAGTGGCTTCAAAAGTTTTTCGATCAAATATAAAGACGATTGAAGATTCATTATCTGTGTTAAATGAGGAACATTTACAAGCAGCTGTTGATTGCATGATTAATGCAAATTCAATTGAATTTTTTGGGAGCGGCGGATCAAGCATTATCGCCCTTGATGCCTATCACAAACTGGTGCGAACAGGCTTAAAGGTTCACTCTGTTATTGATACACACTTCCAGCTAATGGCAGCATCGCAAATGACGGAAAAAGACTGCGCCGTTTTTATTTCTCATTCAGGTTCTTCGAAAGATATTCTTCATATCTTGAATGTTGTAAAATCCACGGGAGCGAAAATGATCGCAATTACCAATTATGCGAAGTCTCCGTTAAGTGCAGCCGTTGATATTCCTCTCTATACAGTGTCTGAGGAAACCGAATATCGATCAGAAGCTTTATCATCACGAATCGCACAACTAACGCTAATTGATGTTCTTTATGTGAATATTTTATTAAAACGTGGCAATGAAGGAAAAGAAGCATTAAAGAAAATGCGTGAGGCTATTCTTGTGAAGAGAATTTAG
- the pepF gene encoding oligoendopeptidase F, giving the protein MTTYTSRKDVPIEEKWNLDDLYSDLKDWEKDYNTINEKVEELKSFDGNIHDGPSLYSFLKKKEEMSFTFNKLYAYAMLNVDEDTRETSSQSLLERAKQLSIKAGSSTSFFMPFLLSLKEETLKEYITSEQKLEYFEKDLWESFRYKKHVLSKEQEEVISKLGEALSSPSHTFGMMNNADIKFGEVTSDDGEKVELTRGMYAKIIEDENREKRKEAYKAYYKPYLQLKNSIASTLSSAIKNNVTMAKLRNYPSALEKALFGDNVPREVYENLIETTKQNISSLHQYSRLRKQKLQLDELRQYDLSVPLVSGVKQEISYEKAYEIMCEALSPLGEDYIKTLREFKENLYLDVRETPGKRSGAYNLGVYGVHPYILLNHQDNLDSLFTLVHECGHGVHSKLSSLHQPQITARYSIFVAEVASTVNEVLLINYLLDKEENADVRKHLVNHFIDQFKGTFFTQVMFAEFEMKTHEMAEKGMPLNVEVFNKTYEGLFREYYGDDVVFDEEVKYGWSRIPHFYRPFYVYKYATGFASAIHLATKILEGDEKTLHSYLEFLKSGSADYPLELLKNTGVDLTAPYPIENSLKKFKALVNEFSDL; this is encoded by the coding sequence ATGACAACATACACTTCCAGAAAAGATGTTCCGATTGAGGAAAAATGGAATTTAGATGACCTTTATTCAGACCTGAAAGATTGGGAGAAAGACTATAATACAATTAATGAAAAAGTAGAAGAATTAAAGAGTTTTGACGGAAATATTCATGACGGCCCATCACTTTACTCATTTTTAAAGAAAAAGGAAGAAATGTCTTTTACCTTTAACAAGCTTTATGCGTATGCAATGTTAAATGTGGATGAAGATACACGAGAAACAAGTTCACAATCGCTTTTAGAACGTGCTAAACAACTAAGTATAAAAGCTGGCTCATCAACTTCTTTTTTTATGCCATTTCTTTTGAGCTTAAAGGAAGAAACATTAAAAGAATACATAACATCAGAACAAAAGCTTGAGTATTTCGAGAAAGACTTATGGGAATCATTCCGTTACAAAAAGCATGTATTAAGTAAAGAGCAAGAAGAAGTGATTTCAAAGCTTGGTGAAGCTCTATCTTCACCAAGTCACACATTTGGCATGATGAACAATGCTGATATCAAGTTTGGAGAAGTAACAAGCGATGATGGTGAAAAAGTTGAATTAACAAGAGGCATGTATGCAAAAATAATCGAGGATGAAAATCGAGAAAAACGTAAAGAAGCATACAAAGCATATTATAAACCATATCTGCAACTCAAAAATTCGATCGCTTCAACTCTGTCATCAGCTATAAAAAACAATGTCACAATGGCAAAGTTACGAAACTACCCTTCTGCCTTAGAGAAAGCGTTATTTGGTGATAATGTTCCTAGAGAAGTATATGAAAATCTAATAGAAACAACGAAGCAAAATATCTCTTCTTTGCATCAATACTCTAGGCTACGTAAGCAAAAATTACAACTTGATGAACTTAGACAATATGATTTAAGTGTTCCATTAGTAAGTGGTGTAAAGCAAGAAATTTCATATGAAAAGGCATATGAAATCATGTGTGAAGCTCTTTCACCATTAGGGGAAGATTACATTAAAACACTAAGGGAATTTAAGGAAAACCTATATCTTGATGTGAGGGAAACACCAGGTAAGCGATCAGGTGCATATAACCTTGGAGTTTATGGCGTTCATCCGTATATTCTTTTAAACCATCAAGACAATTTGGACAGTTTGTTTACTTTGGTTCATGAATGCGGTCATGGTGTTCACAGCAAGTTAAGCTCGTTACATCAACCACAAATCACAGCGCGCTACAGTATATTTGTTGCAGAAGTTGCTTCTACTGTTAACGAAGTGCTTTTAATTAACTACCTTTTAGATAAAGAAGAAAATGCAGACGTACGAAAGCATTTGGTTAATCATTTTATTGATCAATTTAAAGGAACATTTTTTACACAAGTTATGTTTGCAGAATTTGAAATGAAAACACATGAAATGGCAGAGAAGGGAATGCCACTTAATGTAGAAGTTTTTAATAAAACATATGAGGGTTTGTTCCGTGAATATTACGGAGATGATGTTGTGTTTGATGAAGAGGTAAAATACGGCTGGTCAAGAATTCCACATTTCTACCGCCCGTTTTATGTGTATAAGTACGCAACAGGCTTTGCGTCTGCGATTCATCTTGCTACAAAAATTTTAGAAGGTGATGAAAAAACATTACATTCTTACTTGGAATTTTTAAAAAGTGGAAGTGCGGATTATCCATTGGAATTGTTAAAGAATACCGGTGTAGATTTAACTGCTCCGTACCCGATTGAAAACTCATTAAAGAAATTTAAGGCACTTGTAAATGAATTTTCAGATTTATAA
- a CDS encoding DUF3052 domain-containing protein, giving the protein MVESNPILKKLQFKDSGQPVLIMNHPNSYNEVISSFTGDVHNEAKSDEYDFVQIFGTANDQLKSLAQVAVQAIKEDGLFWICYPKKSSKTYKGSDCSRETVGGLLAAEGYEPVRQIAIDEDWSALRFRKVEKIKKMSRKFAVTDEGKQRTEQN; this is encoded by the coding sequence ATGGTAGAAAGTAATCCAATACTGAAGAAACTACAATTTAAAGATAGTGGACAACCAGTTCTGATAATGAATCATCCTAATTCCTACAATGAAGTTATTTCATCCTTTACAGGAGACGTTCATAACGAAGCTAAAAGCGATGAGTATGATTTTGTACAGATTTTCGGTACAGCAAATGATCAATTGAAGTCTCTTGCTCAAGTAGCAGTACAAGCTATTAAGGAAGATGGTTTATTTTGGATTTGTTACCCTAAAAAATCATCAAAAACATATAAGGGTTCTGACTGCAGCCGTGAAACAGTTGGTGGCTTATTAGCTGCCGAGGGATATGAACCGGTTCGGCAAATAGCCATAGATGAGGATTGGTCAGCTTTACGGTTCCGTAAAGTTGAAAAGATAAAAAAGATGTCGCGTAAATTTGCTGTAACTGACGAAGGAAAGCAGCGTACTGAGCAAAATTAA
- a CDS encoding enoyl-CoA hydratase, with translation MNNIAIITDVNEGILKIELNRPKAANALSITMLKELQEAFELAKYEQSIRCIVITGSGGKVFCAGADLKERSEMDAITVKKTVSLIRETINELETLPQPVIAAINGAAFGGGLELALACDIRVASRTAKLGLTETSLGIIPGAGGTQRLPQLIGKGKVKELIFTARKIDAEEALQIGLVEYVEEPENVGSKAIEIAREIAQNAPIAITQAKKAINEGYHVNLTTGLSIERAAYEMTIPTKDRLEGLKAFKEKRKPHYIGE, from the coding sequence ATGAATAACATAGCAATCATAACAGATGTAAATGAAGGTATTTTAAAGATTGAATTAAATCGGCCTAAAGCAGCAAATGCATTGTCTATTACTATGTTAAAAGAACTTCAAGAAGCTTTTGAGCTTGCTAAATATGAACAAAGCATTAGATGTATTGTGATAACAGGATCTGGGGGAAAAGTGTTCTGTGCAGGAGCTGATTTAAAGGAACGTTCAGAAATGGATGCTATTACAGTAAAAAAAACAGTATCTTTGATTAGAGAGACAATAAATGAACTAGAAACTTTGCCTCAGCCCGTGATTGCGGCAATTAATGGAGCTGCATTTGGTGGAGGGTTGGAGCTTGCTTTAGCATGTGATATTCGAGTTGCTTCCCGAACTGCTAAACTTGGATTAACGGAAACATCACTTGGAATCATTCCTGGTGCAGGGGGAACGCAAAGATTGCCTCAGTTAATAGGAAAAGGAAAAGTAAAGGAATTAATTTTCACTGCTAGAAAAATAGACGCAGAAGAAGCGCTCCAAATAGGCTTAGTAGAATATGTTGAAGAGCCTGAGAATGTAGGAAGTAAGGCAATTGAGATTGCCAGGGAAATTGCTCAGAACGCTCCAATTGCTATTACGCAAGCGAAAAAAGCGATTAATGAAGGGTATCATGTTAACCTAACAACAGGGCTAAGTATTGAGAGAGCAGCATATGAAATGACCATCCCAACAAAGGATCGATTAGAAGGGTTAAAGGCATTTAAAGAAAAGCGAAAACCGCATTATATAGGAGAATAA
- a CDS encoding acetyl-CoA carboxylase biotin carboxylase subunit, with translation MFKKILVANRGEIAVRIMRTCKSLGIRTVAIYSEADQDAPHRRFADEAYLVGGPRVADSYLKIDTIIEIAKEVGAEAVHPGYGLLSENPEFARKCEEVGLIFVGPSPQVIASMGSKIEARKIMKQAGVPVVPGILTSLSNSEQAVKVAKEIGYPIMLKASSGGGGIGMQIVRNDEEMVKAFEGNQKRAIAFFGNGEMYLEKYIENPRHIEIQLLADSKGNTVYLWERECSIQRRHQKIVEEAPSAFVDYDLRKNIGETAVQAAKAIGYQNAGTIEFLVDENKSFYFLEMNTRLQVEHPVTEEITGIDLVEEQLRLAAGELLRISQEQIPLNGHSIEVRIYAEDPKTFYPSPGTITSLSLPEGDKIRHELGVHEQSIVTPYYDPMIAKLIVKGKDREDAIKKLQLALSDYQVEGIKTNIPILREIVEHSAFQSGDSTTNFLAKYFGR, from the coding sequence TTGTTCAAAAAGATACTTGTTGCAAATCGAGGAGAAATTGCTGTTCGAATTATGAGAACATGCAAATCATTAGGTATTAGAACAGTTGCTATCTATTCTGAGGCAGATCAGGACGCTCCACACAGACGATTTGCTGATGAAGCATATCTGGTAGGTGGGCCACGTGTGGCAGACAGTTATTTAAAGATCGATACTATTATTGAAATTGCAAAAGAGGTAGGTGCTGAAGCCGTTCATCCCGGCTACGGACTATTATCAGAAAATCCAGAGTTTGCTAGAAAATGTGAAGAAGTGGGACTTATTTTTGTTGGACCGTCTCCACAGGTAATTGCTAGCATGGGAAGTAAAATTGAAGCTCGTAAAATAATGAAGCAAGCCGGAGTACCTGTTGTTCCTGGTATTTTAACTTCTTTATCAAATTCAGAACAAGCAGTTAAGGTTGCAAAAGAAATTGGTTATCCAATCATGTTAAAGGCCTCTTCTGGTGGCGGTGGAATTGGAATGCAGATTGTTAGAAATGATGAAGAAATGGTAAAGGCTTTTGAAGGAAATCAAAAAAGAGCCATTGCATTTTTCGGCAACGGAGAGATGTATTTAGAAAAGTACATCGAAAACCCGAGACATATTGAAATACAACTTTTAGCAGATAGCAAAGGAAATACTGTGTATCTATGGGAAAGGGAATGTTCGATACAAAGAAGACATCAAAAAATCGTAGAAGAAGCTCCATCAGCTTTTGTAGATTATGACTTAAGAAAAAATATAGGGGAAACAGCTGTTCAAGCAGCAAAGGCAATAGGCTATCAAAATGCAGGAACAATTGAGTTTTTAGTAGATGAAAACAAAAGCTTCTATTTTCTTGAAATGAATACAAGGTTACAGGTCGAGCATCCTGTAACAGAAGAAATTACCGGAATTGATCTAGTCGAAGAACAGCTGCGGTTGGCAGCAGGAGAATTGTTGCGTATTTCTCAAGAACAAATACCTCTAAATGGACATTCCATTGAAGTTCGAATCTATGCGGAAGATCCGAAAACCTTTTATCCTTCACCTGGGACTATTACTTCTCTTTCTTTACCAGAAGGAGATAAAATTAGGCATGAGCTTGGGGTACATGAGCAATCAATCGTTACTCCTTACTACGATCCGATGATTGCAAAATTAATAGTTAAGGGAAAAGATCGTGAGGATGCGATCAAAAAACTTCAACTTGCATTATCTGATTACCAAGTTGAGGGTATTAAAACAAATATTCCTATTCTTAGAGAGATTGTTGAACATAGTGCATTTCAATCTGGCGATTCAACAACTAATTTTCTGGCAAAATACTTCGGTCGATAG
- a CDS encoding acyl-CoA dehydrogenase family protein, which translates to MNFDLSKEQEMIRHMIHEFAEEQVAPEADERDRSGEFPEKIFQQLAKLGMMGLPFPEQYGGGDADTISFAIVVEELSRVCASTGITYSAHISLGAAPIFMFGTEQQKEDYLTPLCKGEYLGAFGLTEPNAGSDAAGTQTTALLKENEWQLSGSKCFITNASYAKNLAITAVTDRTKGINGISAFLVPTDSEGFTVIANYEKMGLHASNTTELILEEVTIPKENLLGVEGNGYKQFLATLDGGRIGIGAMAVGIAQGAYEKALQYAKNRTQFGKNLSKFQAIQFKLADMAMNIEVARNMVYKAAWLKDKGRGFKTEAAMAKLFSSEICMKVCDQAIQIHGGYGYMKEYQVERFFRDAKLLEIGEGTSEVQRMVIAKQIGC; encoded by the coding sequence ATGAATTTTGACTTATCGAAAGAGCAAGAGATGATTCGTCACATGATTCATGAGTTTGCTGAAGAACAAGTAGCCCCGGAAGCAGATGAAAGAGATCGTTCGGGGGAATTTCCGGAGAAGATTTTTCAACAGTTAGCAAAATTAGGGATGATGGGTTTACCGTTTCCTGAGCAATATGGTGGTGGTGATGCTGACACAATTAGCTTTGCCATTGTTGTTGAGGAGTTGAGTAGAGTATGTGCTTCAACAGGTATAACGTATTCTGCGCATATTTCGTTAGGTGCTGCCCCAATATTTATGTTTGGAACAGAACAGCAGAAAGAAGACTATCTCACACCATTATGTAAAGGTGAGTACTTAGGTGCCTTTGGCTTAACGGAGCCAAACGCAGGCTCTGATGCAGCAGGCACTCAGACAACAGCCTTATTAAAGGAAAATGAGTGGCAGCTTTCTGGTTCAAAATGCTTTATTACAAATGCAAGCTATGCAAAAAATTTGGCCATCACAGCTGTAACAGATCGAACAAAAGGGATAAATGGTATTAGTGCCTTTCTTGTCCCAACAGATTCTGAAGGATTTACGGTAATAGCTAATTACGAAAAAATGGGGTTACATGCATCAAACACAACAGAATTAATACTAGAAGAAGTTACGATTCCAAAGGAAAATCTTCTTGGTGTGGAAGGAAACGGATATAAACAATTTTTGGCTACACTTGATGGAGGAAGAATCGGAATTGGTGCAATGGCAGTTGGTATTGCACAGGGTGCCTATGAAAAAGCCCTTCAATATGCAAAAAATCGTACTCAGTTTGGAAAAAACTTATCAAAATTTCAGGCAATACAATTTAAATTGGCTGATATGGCAATGAATATCGAGGTTGCTCGTAATATGGTGTACAAAGCTGCATGGCTTAAAGACAAAGGAAGAGGATTTAAAACCGAAGCGGCCATGGCAAAGTTATTTTCTTCCGAAATTTGTATGAAAGTATGTGATCAGGCGATTCAAATTCATGGTGGTTATGGCTACATGAAGGAATACCAAGTAGAGCGGTTTTTCCGTGATGCAAAATTATTAGAAATTGGTGAAGGGACATCAGAGGTTCAACGAATGGTTATCGCAAAGCAAATTGGATGCTAA
- a CDS encoding acyl-CoA carboxylase subunit beta, with protein sequence MTLEKSLQERLEKIKKGGPDKYHEKNKEKGKLFVRDRLALLFDQGLDTEDGLFANCLDETLPADGVVTGMGKVNGQTVCVLANDSTIKAGSWGARTVEKMIRIQETAEKLKVPMIYLVDSAGARITDQVEMFPGRRGAGRIFYNQVKLSGKIPQVCLLFGPSAAGGAYIPAFCDVVIMVDGNASMYLGSPRMAEMVIGEKVSLEEMGGAKMHCTTSGCGDILAKSEEEAIELARNYLSFFPANYTEKPPQLDLIPPKSFEKTLEEIIPTNQNAPFNMYDLIERIIDADSFFEIKKKFAPELITGFCRLNGHPVGIIANQPRVKGGVLFHDSADKAAKFITLCDAFHIPLLFLADIPGFMIGTKVERAGIIRHGAKMISAMAEATVPKISIIVRKAYGAGLYAMAGPAFDPDCCLALPTASIAVMGPEAAVNAVYANKIAELPEEERSQFIQEKRDEYRENIDIYRLASEMIIDGVIPANSLRNELITRFDLYRSKYVTFSTRKHPVYPV encoded by the coding sequence GTGACACTTGAAAAATCCTTACAAGAAAGACTTGAAAAAATAAAAAAGGGTGGACCAGATAAATATCATGAAAAAAATAAAGAAAAAGGTAAATTGTTTGTTAGGGACAGACTAGCATTATTATTTGATCAAGGTTTAGATACAGAAGACGGACTGTTTGCTAATTGTTTAGATGAAACATTACCAGCAGATGGTGTTGTAACAGGAATGGGAAAAGTAAACGGTCAGACTGTTTGTGTATTGGCAAATGACTCCACAATTAAAGCTGGTTCTTGGGGAGCAAGAACAGTAGAGAAAATGATTAGAATTCAAGAAACGGCTGAAAAATTAAAAGTACCGATGATTTATCTTGTTGATTCAGCTGGAGCAAGGATTACAGATCAAGTGGAAATGTTCCCTGGACGAAGGGGAGCAGGAAGAATTTTTTATAACCAAGTAAAGCTGTCCGGAAAAATTCCTCAAGTTTGCCTTCTGTTTGGACCATCTGCAGCAGGTGGAGCTTATATACCAGCTTTTTGTGATGTTGTAATTATGGTGGACGGAAATGCCTCCATGTACTTAGGCTCTCCACGAATGGCAGAAATGGTGATTGGTGAAAAAGTCTCCCTCGAGGAAATGGGTGGAGCAAAAATGCATTGCACAACATCAGGCTGTGGAGATATACTAGCAAAATCTGAAGAAGAAGCCATCGAATTAGCCCGCAATTATCTCTCATTTTTTCCAGCAAATTATACAGAAAAACCACCACAATTAGATTTGATACCTCCAAAATCCTTTGAAAAAACATTAGAAGAAATCATACCTACTAACCAAAATGCACCTTTTAATATGTACGATCTTATTGAACGAATCATTGATGCTGATTCATTTTTTGAAATAAAGAAAAAGTTTGCTCCAGAACTTATTACAGGCTTTTGTCGATTGAATGGTCACCCGGTTGGGATAATCGCCAATCAGCCGCGTGTAAAGGGCGGAGTTTTATTTCATGATTCAGCTGATAAAGCGGCTAAATTTATTACATTATGTGATGCCTTTCATATTCCATTACTTTTCTTAGCTGATATTCCTGGCTTTATGATTGGAACAAAGGTTGAACGAGCCGGAATTATCCGTCATGGAGCGAAAATGATTTCAGCTATGGCAGAGGCAACAGTTCCAAAAATATCGATTATCGTTCGTAAAGCATATGGTGCAGGTTTGTATGCAATGGCAGGTCCTGCTTTTGATCCAGATTGTTGCCTAGCGCTTCCGACTGCATCAATTGCTGTTATGGGGCCTGAAGCGGCAGTAAATGCTGTTTATGCAAATAAAATTGCCGAGCTTCCTGAGGAAGAAAGGTCACAATTTATTCAGGAAAAGCGAGATGAATATCGTGAAAACATTGATATTTACCGGTTGGCTTCTGAAATGATTATTGATGGAGTTATTCCTGCCAACTCACTAAGAAATGAGTTAATTACACGATTTGATCTTTATCGTTCAAAGTATGTTACTTTCTCAACACGTAAGCATCCTGTTTATCCCGTATAA